The following are from one region of the Bacillus thuringiensis genome:
- a CDS encoding purine/pyrimidine permease produces the protein MNKKYFNTSFSILQWFVFLLANAIALPIIIGGIFHLSVEDISTLMQRTFLVVGISSFIQAWFGHRYPIADGPAGSWVSIFVILGQVAMHQGQSAKDVLQLLEGGLIIAGILLFVLGITGLVHRILRLFTPLVTGTFLLILALQLSGVLLKGMMGLQGSATHPDYPTAIIALFVFALITFLSIKGTGWMKRYAVLLGISCGWLLYTLLGESSYMPTHTTLVKLPEIFAWGTPRLDIGMTLTATLFTFLLVANTIAAISAVKQVAPLSKESEKQTLNRGVWVGGISHIISSLFSTIGIVPLPASAGFIQLTGQRKLKSFLIASLILAGISFVPSIVSFISLLPGPIANAALLATFVQVIGISFQSILSEELNQRRLTILGITLLISLGIMFLPESAFSGIPSSLQYVLRNGLLVGTVIVILLEQFWKE, from the coding sequence ATGAATAAAAAATACTTTAATACAAGCTTTAGTATTCTACAGTGGTTTGTGTTTCTATTAGCAAATGCAATTGCATTGCCTATCATTATTGGTGGCATATTCCATTTATCAGTAGAAGATATTTCAACATTAATGCAGCGAACTTTTTTAGTCGTGGGAATAAGTTCATTTATACAAGCATGGTTTGGGCATCGCTATCCCATAGCGGATGGTCCAGCCGGTTCATGGGTAAGTATATTTGTCATACTGGGACAAGTTGCTATGCATCAGGGACAAAGTGCAAAAGACGTGTTGCAACTTTTAGAAGGTGGGTTAATTATTGCAGGTATATTACTCTTCGTTCTTGGTATAACAGGGCTTGTTCATCGAATCTTACGTTTATTTACTCCTTTAGTTACAGGGACATTTCTTTTAATTTTAGCACTTCAACTTAGTGGTGTGTTACTAAAAGGAATGATGGGATTACAAGGATCTGCAACTCATCCTGATTATCCAACAGCTATTATTGCGCTCTTTGTTTTTGCCCTTATTACTTTCTTATCAATTAAAGGGACAGGATGGATGAAAAGGTACGCTGTGTTACTTGGAATTTCATGTGGTTGGCTTTTGTATACTCTTTTAGGAGAATCATCTTATATGCCTACACATACAACGCTAGTTAAGTTACCAGAGATATTTGCTTGGGGCACACCTAGATTGGATATTGGAATGACCCTAACTGCAACTTTATTTACATTTCTTTTAGTTGCAAATACAATTGCTGCTATTTCAGCTGTAAAACAAGTAGCTCCCTTATCTAAAGAAAGTGAAAAGCAAACATTGAACCGTGGTGTATGGGTCGGAGGTATATCACATATTATCTCGTCGTTGTTTTCTACAATTGGTATTGTACCATTACCTGCATCAGCAGGATTTATTCAATTAACAGGACAAAGAAAGTTGAAGTCGTTCCTTATAGCAAGTCTTATATTAGCAGGAATTTCTTTTGTTCCCTCAATCGTAAGCTTTATATCCTTGCTTCCAGGCCCTATTGCCAATGCTGCACTTTTAGCAACATTTGTCCAAGTAATAGGCATTTCATTTCAATCGATTTTAAGCGAAGAATTAAATCAACGCCGATTAACTATATTAGGAATTACATTATTAATCAGTTTAGGAATAATGTTTCTTCCAGAAAGCGCATTTAGTGGCATTCCTTCTTCCTTACAATATGTTTTAAGGAATGGATTGCTCGTGGGTACCGTGATTGTCATTCTATTGGAACAGTTTTGGAAAGAATAA
- the cynS gene encoding cyanase — MNRQEATQKIMEAKIAKGLTWEEISKVSENSETWVVTALLGQATMTRPEAEKIGKLLELDEEVIQALTVVPLRGQVMQMPPTDPILYRLYEMMLQYAPTLRELILEKAGEGVMSAINFNLGVDTQEDPKGGDPRIVITLNGKFLPFRTW, encoded by the coding sequence ATGAATAGACAAGAAGCTACGCAAAAAATTATGGAAGCAAAAATCGCAAAAGGTTTAACATGGGAAGAAATTTCAAAAGTAAGTGAAAACTCTGAGACTTGGGTTGTAACAGCATTATTAGGGCAGGCTACAATGACACGTCCGGAGGCAGAAAAAATCGGTAAACTATTAGAATTAGATGAAGAAGTAATTCAGGCATTAACAGTAGTTCCACTTAGAGGTCAAGTAATGCAAATGCCTCCTACTGACCCAATCTTATATCGATTATATGAAATGATGTTACAATACGCACCAACTCTTAGAGAATTAATCTTAGAAAAAGCTGGTGAAGGTGTAATGAGTGCAATTAACTTCAATTTAGGTGTGGATACACAAGAAGATCCAAAAGGTGGCGATCCTCGTATCGTTATTACACTTAATGGGAAATTCTTACCATTTCGTACATGGTAA
- a CDS encoding beta-class carbonic anhydrase, producing the protein MLLQDILSFNEKFVENKKYAPREATKMPKKRMVVVSCMDARLIELLPKALDIHDGDAKVIRNAGGKIAAPFDSVMQSIVASVYDLNADEIFLIGHHRCGASQTNPKGTLQKILDRGVASPEILAAIEYAGVDLEKWLFGFDDICDSTQANVDLVRNHPLIPKDVPVHGLVIDPHTGKLDVVVDGYKTLNGMKH; encoded by the coding sequence ATGTTATTACAAGATATTTTATCGTTCAATGAAAAATTTGTAGAAAATAAGAAATACGCCCCCCGTGAAGCAACAAAAATGCCTAAGAAACGTATGGTTGTTGTTTCTTGCATGGATGCTCGTTTAATTGAGCTACTTCCAAAAGCTTTAGATATACACGATGGAGATGCAAAAGTTATCAGAAATGCAGGTGGTAAGATTGCTGCTCCTTTCGATAGTGTTATGCAAAGTATTGTAGCATCAGTATATGATCTAAATGCAGATGAAATCTTTCTTATCGGACACCATAGATGTGGTGCAAGCCAAACTAATCCCAAAGGAACACTTCAAAAAATATTAGATCGTGGAGTAGCTTCACCAGAAATTTTAGCAGCAATTGAATATGCTGGTGTTGACCTTGAAAAATGGCTATTTGGATTCGATGATATCTGTGATTCGACTCAAGCTAATGTTGATTTAGTAAGAAATCATCCACTTATTCCAAAAGATGTTCCTGTACATGGTTTAGTTATTGATCCTCACACAGGTAAATTAGATGTAGTAGTTGATGGATATAAAACATTAAATGGTATGAAACATTAA
- a CDS encoding Lrp/AsnC family transcriptional regulator, with product MKGLVYIIDQTDFEILKLLGENSRIQWKELGQKIHMTGQAVGNRIRRLEDLGIIEQYTIAINRIKLGQTVTAFVTLFVTSANHQEFMDFFQKEEEISEVHRVSGEGCYLLKTHFSSNEELDNFLGRLLKYGNYRVNLSIGKLK from the coding sequence ATGAAAGGATTGGTTTATATTATTGATCAAACAGATTTTGAGATACTGAAATTATTAGGAGAAAACTCAAGAATACAATGGAAAGAACTAGGTCAAAAAATACATATGACTGGGCAGGCTGTAGGAAATCGAATTAGGAGATTAGAGGATTTAGGGATTATTGAACAATATACAATCGCTATAAACCGAATCAAACTAGGACAAACCGTGACTGCATTTGTTACTTTGTTTGTCACATCAGCTAATCATCAAGAATTTATGGATTTCTTTCAAAAAGAAGAAGAAATATCTGAAGTACATCGTGTAAGTGGTGAAGGATGTTATTTATTAAAAACACATTTTTCTTCTAATGAAGAATTGGATAACTTTCTAGGTCGACTATTAAAATATGGGAATTATCGTGTTAACCTATCAATAGGGAAGTTAAAATAA